Proteins from a single region of Rhodospirillales bacterium:
- a CDS encoding methyl-accepting chemotaxis protein — translation MKNLSSLSKAQICLGLTLLCMLGGYFSSLYLVALAIGIITLATGFYFIQNAQESITCATDACKKLGHGDFETRLTNIAEDGEISEFLWSVNEMTDFMDAFVRESTAAMEYVSRNQYFRRIIEDGMHGNLLNGARVINQATLNVADKMESFVGIADDVDNSLKQVVSQINSTVETLESGAQTMGDTVASTRQGAETVVLSSNEMSMNVQTISAAAEEMSSSIAEISTQITKTSTMASEAVHDADQAREIINALATTAASINEVITLIEDIAEQTNLLALNATIEAARAGEAGKGFAIVASEVKNLAAETAKATDDIRQQVNEVQGATNSAVSAFDGIGKSIADINEACTVVAAAVEEQNAASLEIASNAQKASTATNTVAENIQEIGADITKVDEISAQVVDATEQLSLHSKDQVEALLNKMGVFMGELKKIA, via the coding sequence ATGAAAAATCTATCCTCTCTTTCTAAAGCTCAAATCTGTCTGGGGCTAACGCTGTTATGTATGCTTGGAGGATATTTTTCATCTCTTTATCTGGTTGCGCTGGCGATTGGTATCATTACACTGGCGACCGGCTTTTATTTCATTCAAAATGCGCAGGAGTCAATCACCTGTGCAACTGACGCTTGCAAAAAACTCGGCCACGGTGACTTTGAAACACGCCTGACCAATATCGCGGAAGATGGTGAAATCTCTGAATTTTTATGGTCTGTCAATGAAATGACCGACTTTATGGATGCCTTTGTTCGTGAATCCACTGCTGCTATGGAATATGTCAGCCGTAACCAGTATTTTCGCCGCATTATCGAAGACGGTATGCATGGGAATTTATTAAATGGCGCCCGCGTTATCAATCAGGCCACCCTCAATGTGGCCGATAAGATGGAATCTTTCGTCGGCATTGCTGACGATGTTGACAACTCTCTCAAGCAAGTTGTCAGTCAGATCAACAGCACCGTGGAAACCCTTGAGAGTGGAGCTCAGACAATGGGAGATACCGTAGCCTCTACCCGTCAGGGTGCAGAAACGGTTGTCCTCAGTTCCAATGAAATGTCGATGAATGTACAGACCATTTCGGCTGCTGCCGAAGAGATGTCTTCTTCCATTGCGGAAATCAGCACACAGATTACAAAAACTTCGACAATGGCCAGCGAAGCCGTTCATGATGCCGATCAGGCGCGCGAAATCATTAACGCACTGGCTACTACCGCTGCTAGCATCAACGAGGTTATTACGCTGATTGAAGATATTGCCGAACAAACAAATCTTCTTGCCCTTAACGCAACAATTGAGGCAGCACGTGCTGGTGAAGCTGGAAAAGGTTTTGCCATTGTTGCCTCAGAAGTCAAAAATCTTGCGGCTGAAACAGCAAAAGCAACTGACGATATCCGCCAGCAAGTCAACGAAGTTCAAGGTGCAACCAACAGCGCCGTATCCGCGTTTGATGGCATAGGGAAATCTATTGCCGACATCAATGAAGCCTGCACGGTTGTCGCTGCCGCCGTCGAAGAACAAAACGCGGCCTCCCTTGAAATTGCTTCCAACGCACAAAAAGCCTCAACCGCTACCAATACTGTTGCTGAGAACATTCAGGAGATCGGTGCGGACATCACGAAAGTGGATGAAATCAGCGCTCAGGTCGTAGATGCAACCGAGCAACTATCCTTGCACAGCAAAGATCAGGTTGAAGCCCTACTCAATAAAATGGGCGTGTTCATGGGTGAACTGAAGAAAATTGCTTAA
- a CDS encoding response regulator, translated as MTADEVLDLSKFTILIVDDYSFVSQIIAATLKEMGIGRVLTSENGAQAKEQIQALNNFENGSNIDVVIMDWLMPVMDGRALLQWIRQSNKETIKFLPVVVCSAYTSGSLVSETRDLGANEVIVKPVSAAELAKRIQRTINSPRPFVKSKSFFGPDRRRQNRAFDHEDRRKAKPQDLKAHYEQK; from the coding sequence ATGACAGCCGATGAAGTATTAGATCTTAGCAAGTTTACGATTCTTATTGTCGATGACTATTCTTTTGTCTCTCAGATTATAGCGGCAACCTTAAAAGAGATGGGCATTGGCCGCGTTCTGACGTCTGAGAATGGGGCGCAGGCGAAAGAACAAATTCAGGCGCTTAATAATTTTGAGAATGGCAGCAATATTGATGTTGTGATTATGGATTGGCTGATGCCGGTTATGGATGGCAGGGCGCTTTTGCAGTGGATCAGGCAGAGCAATAAGGAAACCATTAAATTTTTGCCGGTGGTTGTTTGTAGTGCTTATACGTCTGGATCGCTTGTGAGCGAAACGCGCGATCTTGGTGCTAATGAGGTTATTGTTAAACCTGTTTCTGCTGCGGAATTGGCTAAACGTATTCAGCGTACCATTAACAGCCCGCGACCCTTTGTAAAAAGTAAGAGTTTTTTTGGGCCTGACCGGCGTCGGCAAAACAGGGCCTTTGATCATGAAGACCGGCGGAAAGCTAAACCACAAGATTTGAAGGCGCATTATGAACAAAAATAA
- a CDS encoding response regulator, with protein sequence MNRLRNANILVVNEIGSTRKMLTNILRILGAGSIDEASDKADAFRKFNEKDYTLVISALIDGSQDAIGLAKDIRNNPASRNRIVPIIATTGPNTLHLVDAAREVGITDLLQTPFTVDDMSRHLNYNLSLQQEQLEAAALPQEKPQIDTTKSNDPEGGWPEEEEATSLTKMLLEHYMRHHEIVFMKLKFAQDATQKSIHQLRSTHEKVRHRDNTNIHEFNDFEKMWEEIIQIFLNGGLAEEELFKIEKLVTTIPEDIKKHYNTLSAQDKSFLSLVESLNADAYKKAKNRVTALQKQPNPLHGKTPEEYTTPKETEEENPDAFIFMPKRRK encoded by the coding sequence ATGAACCGCCTGAGAAATGCCAACATCCTTGTCGTCAATGAAATAGGCAGCACCCGTAAGATGCTTACCAACATTTTACGAATACTTGGAGCAGGCTCAATAGACGAAGCAAGCGATAAAGCAGACGCCTTCCGTAAATTCAACGAAAAAGATTACACATTGGTAATATCAGCACTGATCGACGGAAGCCAAGATGCAATTGGCCTCGCAAAAGATATTCGCAACAACCCGGCCTCTCGAAACCGGATCGTCCCAATTATCGCAACAACCGGCCCCAATACTCTCCACCTCGTAGATGCCGCGCGCGAAGTCGGTATAACAGATTTACTGCAAACGCCTTTCACAGTTGACGATATGTCACGGCACCTCAATTACAACTTAAGCCTGCAACAAGAACAGCTGGAAGCCGCAGCGCTTCCGCAAGAAAAACCACAGATCGACACCACAAAATCAAACGATCCGGAAGGCGGTTGGCCAGAAGAAGAAGAAGCCACCTCGCTTACGAAAATGTTATTAGAACATTACATGAGACACCATGAAATCGTCTTTATGAAATTAAAATTTGCACAAGATGCAACCCAAAAAAGCATTCATCAACTACGCAGCACGCATGAAAAAGTGCGCCACCGGGATAACACAAACATCCACGAATTCAATGATTTCGAAAAAATGTGGGAAGAAATAATCCAGATCTTCCTCAATGGCGGCTTGGCAGAAGAGGAACTCTTCAAAATCGAAAAACTTGTTACGACAATTCCTGAGGACATCAAAAAACACTACAATACGCTCAGCGCCCAGGATAAAAGTTTTTTAAGTCTGGTCGAAAGTCTGAACGCAGACGCATACAAAAAGGCCAAAAACCGCGTAACCGCTCTACAAAAACAACCCAACCCACTCCACGGGAAAACACCCGAAGAATATACCACGCCCAAAGAAACAGAAGAAGAAAATCCGGATGCTTTTATTTTTATGCCCAAACGCCGGAAATAA